The Salmo trutta chromosome 22, fSalTru1.1, whole genome shotgun sequence genome contains the following window.
TCAGTATCATATTGAATTTAGCTTGGCTGCTGCAGAGATAGGGTGCCCATGGTGCCTAGTGTATTATGATGGGTTAAACCTAACCACTGGAGAGGAGACACATTATTAAATGATGGATGCTATCCTTATGGTTATGTAGCAAGATGACGCCCTTGTCACAATTTACACAGATGGGGAAATTACTGGATAGAGATTTGGGGGACTAAGTAGCCTACTAACCATTTCTGATTCATCCTTACTTCTTTAAATGTACGCTAGTATTGTTAGGCGTCACTACTGATGTGTTATCTTGAAGCAAGGCATCTCAAGGAAATATTATATTCTGCGTATTGAGAACTTGGTCCAATGTGATATGTAATAATGTTCTCTCTAATATATTCTTAGGCTTAATAACCTTTTGTATGTTGTTAAGGAATCGCTTCGTAAGATCACCACCACCCTGGCACTGAAGAATGAGGAGATTACAAACTTCATTTGCTGTCAGAAACAGAGCCTGGAGAACCTGGAGGTATTGTACAACGCATCTGGACGTTGTAACATTAAGATGACAGCCTGACAGTAGGATATGTGCACAACACAATAGACACATGGTTTTATGAGTTTGGCATGGCGTGGCATACTAGTCAGACGGACTGGCTGGATGTACATGGTATCTATCAGTGAACTGATTCCTTCTCTATTGACCCCTGCAGGGTAACTCCAGCCGTGTCCAGGAGGACCTGGAGACAGAGTTCAGCtccctccactcagtactggaCGATATAAAGGACAGCATGGTCACCAGGATCAAACAGGAGAGGGCCAGCCGCACCTATGAGCTACAGGTCAGTTCAACTTTATTGGGCTTTTACTGGATAAGGGTTTTACAGGCTTTTGCTTTGCATTTTCTTGAGCTTTCAAGATTTCAGTCATCAACATTCAACATTGGAACAATATTTTGATGACTTCTCCAGGCTATCCGATCATAAGATCAGCTTATGATCAATGTAGCGTGACTCATTCTCAGGCTCACAATTTGGGTGAACTTTTTGTGCAGACCGATTCAGAGTTGCTATGAAAGAAATGTTGCCAtgaaaggctgtgtgtgttggggttCGCAACGTTATTATTCCTAGAGGATTATTGTGTCTGTGTACAATCCTGCTTTATCTCTTAGCCTctgactgtcagtcagtcagacaaagCCACGGCAGGGGCAGCTTTGTAATGACATCACTACACTGCATCCTTCTGTGCTTGATTATGTGAGTGGGTAGCCAAACGGATATATTGTACAGTTTCCAGTAGGTTAATTGAAAAAGAAAGTGATTCAAAGCTATTCAACCCAAATAACTTTTCTTATGAACTTTTCCTCTGATGGAAAGAAACAGTACAGCATAGAAGACATTCATTATATTGAAAGGAAACAGTGTCTGGACTGTGATTAAAtatatcatgctctctctctcagagtcaGCTGAGTGCATGCTCCAAAGCCCTGGAGAGCTCCGAGGAGCTTTTGGAGGTAGCCAATCAGACTCTCTGCTCCTCGGAAGCAGACGACTTCACTCAGGTAACGGTTGGCAAAATCTTCTCCAACCTAACTTTCATTTACATATTTTATGCAATGATGCCACGATGGCATTGGGATTTAGCTTGAGGATATCAATAATGGTTCATAATGATTTTAGTGGCATGACTGTTGTTTTAACACAGTTACTACCTGTTTCTTATCTTATTTACATGTATTGTAAAGCAGTACAGTATGTTGATCTGATGTGGTTCGTTGTGGTGTGTGTCAACTTATTAACACAGatgtgttgtttttattgtaaggATGTGGCTGCAACTCAGTTCTCTGTCCTTATCTCCTTCATTTCCTTTTCCTttccctctctgcttctctccagGCGGCCAAAGACATTAAGGATAGGTATAGTACATTGCTGCCCATTTCTCAGAGTATCTTCTTAACTCCCTAACCATCTGCTCACCCACATGCTTTCCAACAAAATATAGATTAGATACAATCACTCTGTAGCACGCTCTTTCATCACCACTCTGGCATTTCATCTCAGCCttttctccctcacctcacctgccctctctgtctcaaaCATGTGTCAGTCTCTCATGGCACATGCGCCAGTCTATCCCCTCTCTGGCAGTGTCAGTTTAGCTTGTATGTTTCGTGTATGTGAGTTCATGATTCATTAATGTTTTTGTGTGGTACAGTTGAAGCGTAGTTAGTATGGTATTTTAGCTCTGTGTAGTGATTAGTTATAGTAGTACTACAGTACAACACACTAACTAATGTGTCCCGTCAGTCCTTCAGTGGGTTGAACAATGAGGCATGTCTCattctctgtgtttttgtttgtgggAGAGCAGTGTGACAATGGCCCCAGCCTTCCGTTTGTCGCTGAAAGCCAAAGCCACTGACAGCATGAGTCACATGATGGTGGACTTCACCCAAGAGAGGGAGATGCTGCAGGCCATCAAGTTCCTCCCAGGTCAGTCTGTGAACTGTCATGTCTATTGGTTTTCTTTAAGAACTGAACTTTATAGTTAATATGAATTGGGATTTTTGAAATACAATACTGCTGCCTTGTATGTGTACAATGATTTTGTCTTTCGCTTGTGGCTAGTAGTCACAAATGAGTAGGACAATAAGCcaaatctctctcttccccagtgCCTGCGACCCCAGAGATTCTGGTGTCAGAGTGCCAGGTGTGTGACAACACGGTGATGGTACAGTGGGCTCTGCCTGAGCCCGACAGCAAGATAGACCACTATGACCTGGAATACCGCCGCACCAACCATGAGGGGCCGCCTCGCACCCGAGAGGACTACCCATGGATGGTAGTGGAGGGCATCCGCGAGACCGAGTACACCCTTACAGGTAAGAGTTGACTCGAGAAGAgaagtaagggttagggttatggctagggttagggttgaaatgGAATGTGGACATGAAACTAGGATTAACGTTAGACATAGGATTATGTTTAAGATTAGGTTTGAGCCAGGGTGTgaacataaagctagggttagggttgagccaggttGTGGACATTAAACTACAGTGAGCTCCGaaggtattgggacagtgacaattttgttgttgttttgactctgtactccagcacttcaGATTTGATTACTATGAGGTTAAACTGCAGACTggcagctttaatttgagggtattttcatccatatcgggtgaactgtttagaaattacagcactttttgtacatattccccccattttaggggaccaaaagtattgtgacaaattcacttatgtgtattaaagtagtcaaacgttcagtatttggtcccatattcctagcacacaatgattatTACATCAAGcttgcccctgagcaaggcagttaacccagtgtttctacgaacttgttggatgcatttgcagattactttgtgcccaatagaaatgaatggtaaataatgttttgtgttattttggactcacttttattgtaaataagaatataatatgtttctaaacacttctttttattttttttactgctttttctccccaattttgtgttatccaattggtagtcacagtcttgtctcatcgctgcaactcccatacggactcgggagaggcgaaggtcgagagccgtgcgtcctccgaatcaaaacccaaccaagccgcactgcttcttgacacaatacccacttaacccagaagccagccacaccaatgtgtcagaggaaacactgtggacctggcaaccgtgtcagagtgcactgcacccggcccgccacaggagtcgctagtgcccgatgggacaaggacatccgtgtcgaaccctcccctaacccggacgacgctgggccaattgtcgccgccccatgggtctcccggtcgcggccggctgcgacagcgcctggactcgaacccagaatatctagttgcacagctagcactgtcttagaccactgcgccactcgggaggcatttctaaacacttctacctACATTAATGTGGcggctaccatgattatggacaGTCTcaaatgaatcgtgaataatgagtgACACACAAaaagttacagacacacaaatatcatacccccaagacatgctaacttctcaccattacaataacaggttagcatttcttttttttgggggggggggggatttttgtatgtctgtaactttctcactcatcattattcacaatttcattcaggactatccataatcatggtagcatccacattaatataGACGTTTTTAGAAAcactattcttatttacaataacatttacacaatacattatttaagTGTTTtcgtcccaatacttttggttccctaaaatggagggactatgtacaaaaagttctGTCATTTCAAAACAGTTCActtgatatggatgaaaataccctcaaattaaagctgacagtttgCAATTTAAccccatagtcattgtatcattccaaatccaaagtgctggagtacagagccaaaacaaataacaaatgtgtcactgtcccagtacttttggagctcaccgTAGTAAGAGGGTAGTATGAAAAAAGGCCTGTCTTTGGATGCTGTAGCCTAGGAATAATACGGTGACTCTAATTTACCAACTGTAATTATTAAGTAGCCATCATattcattatcattattattatgtattttcAGGGCTTCGCTTCGACACACACTACATGACGTTCCGTGTGAAGGCGTGTAACAAGGCTGTGGCAGGAGAGTTCTCTGAGCTTGTAACACTGGAGACACATGGTGAGTGAACTGAACTGGGCATAGTCTTCCACAGGAGAATGTATGTAGCTGATTATCCTTAATGTCCTAATGATGTCAAGATAAGAATGAGTCAGAaaaccctctctccacctccccttgCAGCTTTCCTGTTCAAGCTGGATGCAGGCTCGGCTCATCAGAACCTGAAGGTGGAGGACCTCAGTGTGGAGTGGGACAGCTGCGGGGGGAAGGTCATCCAGGACATCCGCAAGGACAAGAACAGAACCAACCAATCTCCAATGCACTCACCTGCCAGGTCAGAAACACTTTCTGCCAAATCCTTTGTGCACACTTAACAGTGTATAGAATGAAAGTCGATGTTCAACTTTGGTGGCCTCCTCTCCTAGGACAGCCATGAATTCACCTAAGAGAGTGCCGTCTGCTCGGGTCGGCAGAGACCGATTCACGGCTGAATCCTACACTGTACTGGGAGACACTTTTATCGACGCAGGCCAGCAGTACTGGGAGGTGCGTTTCGATAAGGAAAGCAAGGCGTTCGCTGTGGGCTTGGCCCTGCGGAACCTGGGCCGCTTTGACCAGCTGGGGAAGAGCAACGCATCATGGTGCATCCACCTGAACAACTGGCTGCAGCAGAGCCTCACAGCCAAGCACAACAACAAGGCCCGCACCCTGGACTGTCCCATCCCCGACCGCATAGGGGTCTACTGCAACTACGAGGAGGGTGAGATGGATCTCCTGTTCCCATTGTAGTGGTTTCCTCCATCCAGTTAGCACCACTTAACTCAGACTGACATACAGCACATTGTTATCTCTACTTTATTAAATTGGTCTGAATTAAGGATTGGACCAGGAATGGGTTGGGTAATGTAATCAAATGAACACTGATGAGTGTCTGCAGTCGGTATCTAGTCTGG
Protein-coding sequences here:
- the LOC115158297 gene encoding fibronectin type III and SPRY domain-containing protein 1-like, which codes for MGDQKESLRKITTTLALKNEEITNFICCQKQSLENLEGNSSRVQEDLETEFSSLHSVLDDIKDSMVTRIKQERASRTYELQSQLSACSKALESSEELLEVANQTLCSSEADDFTQAAKDIKDSVTMAPAFRLSLKAKATDSMSHMMVDFTQEREMLQAIKFLPVPATPEILVSECQVCDNTVMVQWALPEPDSKIDHYDLEYRRTNHEGPPRTREDYPWMVVEGIRETEYTLTGLRFDTHYMTFRVKACNKAVAGEFSELVTLETHAFLFKLDAGSAHQNLKVEDLSVEWDSCGGKVIQDIRKDKNRTNQSPMHSPARTAMNSPKRVPSARVGRDRFTAESYTVLGDTFIDAGQQYWEVRFDKESKAFAVGLALRNLGRFDQLGKSNASWCIHLNNWLQQSLTAKHNNKARTLDCPIPDRIGVYCNYEEGALSFYNARTKTLMHTFRTKFTQPVIPAFSVWNGSFSVQTGLQVPSAVQSSQRKNSGTSSSNTSLT